GGGGGTGATTAAAGAACCTATGGTCGTAATAGTTTTATAGGGGTTGCTTGCGTGTGCAGGTGACACCCAACAACCGCCGTACGGGCGCTGTCTGCCGTAGATTTAACCGTTTTCGCGGAGCACCCTGCGATATGGACCAGCTCTTCGCTCCGTGGCGAATCGAGTGGATCAAACGCCCGGACAAAAACGAGGACGTGGATGGGTGTGTCTTCTGTGACCTCCCGACCCGGGGGAACGCCCGGGAGAATCTGGTCGTCGCGACCACCGACCACTCGTTCGTCCTGCTCAACAACTACCCCTACAATCCGGGTCACGTGATGGTCATTCCGCGAAAACACACTGGCGACTACGGCGACCTCACCGACGACGAACTACTCGACCACGCCCGACTCAAACAGCGTACCTTCGAGGCACTGGAGGTGGCGATGGGCGGGGTCCAGGGATTCAACGCCGGGCTCAACCTTGGCCCCGCCGCTGGTGGGTCAATCGGCGACCACCTCCACACCCACGTCGTCCCCCGGTGGGGTGGCGACACCAACTTCATGCCCATCGTGAGCGACACCAAGGTCATCGTCGAGGCCCTGGACGAAACCTACGACCACCTCCACGACGCCTTCGCCGAACAGGACGGAACCCGGGTCAAGCGGGAGAACGGCCCGGTCGTCATCGAGTAACACGCCACGCAAACGGCGAAGCCACTTTACGCTCCCATCGCCAAACTCGACTCCATGTCCCGCACCGCCGCCGTCCGCCGGGTTGGCCTCGTCGTTCTCGGGGTGAACCTGCTTCTCGTGGTCGCGAAAGCGGCGGTGTGGTACGTCACTGGGTCGCTCGCCGTCGGCTCTGAAGCGGTAAACAGCCTCGCGGATGCCGTCTACTCGGCGGTCGTCCTCGGTGGGCTCTATCTCACGACCCAGCCTCCTGACTTCGAACACCCCCACGGCCACGAGCGCATCGAGCCGTTCGTCTCGCTCGTCATCGCCATCGGCATCTTCGTCGCGGGGGTGCTCATCCTCGCGCGGTCGATTACGACCGTCGCCGCCGGGACCACGAGTCCCCCCGCCGGCCCAGCGGCAATCGCCGTCCTTTCGGGGGCGGCGGTCATCAAATTCGGGCTGTATCGCTACTGCATGGACGTGGGGTCGAAGTACAACTCGCCCGCGGTCACGGCGACGGCGCTCGACAACCGCAACGACATCCTCACCGCGAGCGCTGCACTCGCCGGGGTCATCGGGGCGTCGCTTGGGTACCCGCTGCTCGACCCGCTCGCGGCCGGGCTCGTCTCATTCGGCATCCTCTACACGGGCGTCGAAATCGTCCGTGACAACGTGGCCTACCTCGTCGGCGCGGCCCCGCCTGAGGAGTTACGCATCGAAAT
This sequence is a window from Haladaptatus sp. QDMS2. Protein-coding genes within it:
- a CDS encoding HIT domain-containing protein, encoding MDQLFAPWRIEWIKRPDKNEDVDGCVFCDLPTRGNARENLVVATTDHSFVLLNNYPYNPGHVMVIPRKHTGDYGDLTDDELLDHARLKQRTFEALEVAMGGVQGFNAGLNLGPAAGGSIGDHLHTHVVPRWGGDTNFMPIVSDTKVIVEALDETYDHLHDAFAEQDGTRVKRENGPVVIE
- a CDS encoding cation diffusion facilitator family transporter; amino-acid sequence: MSRTAAVRRVGLVVLGVNLLLVVAKAAVWYVTGSLAVGSEAVNSLADAVYSAVVLGGLYLTTQPPDFEHPHGHERIEPFVSLVIAIGIFVAGVLILARSITTVAAGTTSPPAGPAAIAVLSGAAVIKFGLYRYCMDVGSKYNSPAVTATALDNRNDILTASAALAGVIGASLGYPLLDPLAAGLVSFGILYTGVEIVRDNVAYLVGAAPPEELRIEILRRALAHPQVSGAHDVVAHYVGPEIDVSLHIEVEGDLTLMEAHDIETAVVNSIRDIAQVDDVFVHIDPKELGEWKEDDETNRLLRRFDGGKS